One genomic segment of Stigmatopora argus isolate UIUO_Sarg chromosome 18, RoL_Sarg_1.0, whole genome shotgun sequence includes these proteins:
- the tectb gene encoding beta-tectorin produces MTIALLLVMIPAAWSCVPQKADYVMVSCFPNAIIANVPECPYGWEMEQLSLGGVCSTGVHSSGYYRFIIPDLTPKNHSYCGTQSEYIPGKDPRYVFFNSVVSNDTLLTLRNQPVNYTFSCMYRATYLVNNAVFSQRSSPFPRVATVYVSNGTLGSFMSQLSMSVFTNAKFLYAKEAPYVIETSEIGSEVFVGVEAKGLSGRFRVVIENCWATPTPYSTDRRRWSLIINSCPSDGTVNIFENAKDSRSTFKFNSFRFRGVEKASTVWLHCEVQVCDGERLICQPSPCPSRRMAPKVDPHGGILTAEFHIKVNGSTINGNEHHCLSCCSSLSTHAFFAYTTNQ; encoded by the exons ATGACCATCGCTTTGCTTCTTGTGATGATTCCTGCGGCGTGGAGTTGTGTTCCACAGAAAGCAG ATTACGTGATGGTGTCCTGCTTTCCCAACGCCATCATCGCCAACGTGCCCGAGTGTCCATACGGCTGGGAGATGGAGCAGCTCTCTCTGGGCGGCGTGTGCTCCACGGGCGTTCATAGCTCCGGCTACTACCGCTTCATCATCCCCGACCTGACGCCCAAGAACCACTCGTACTGCGGTACCCAATCTGAG TACATACCCGGCAAAGACCCTCGCTACGTCTTCTTCAACTCGGTGGTGTCCAACGACACCCTGCTGACGCTGAGGAACCAGCCGGTCAACTACACCTTCAGCTGCATGTACCGCGCCACCTACCTCGTCAACAATGCCGTCTTCAGCCAGAGGTCA TCTCCTTTTCCCAGAGTGGCCACCGTCTATGTCAGCAACGGAACTTTGGGCTCCTTTATGTCTCAGCTGTCCATGAGCGTCTTCACG AATGCCAAGTTCCTGTACGCCAAAGAGGCACCATACGTCATTGAGACCTCGGAGATCGGCTCGGAGGTCTTCGTCGGCGTGGAGGCCAAAGGGCTGAGCGGACGCTTCCGAGTGGTCATCGAGAACTGCTGGGCCACGCCCACACCTTACTCCACAGACAGGAGAAGGTGGAGCCTAATCATTAACAG CTGCCCGAGCGACGGCACCGTAAATATTTTCGAGAACGCCAAAGACAGCCGATCCACTTTCAAGTTCAACTCGTTCCGCTTCCGCGGCGTGGAGAAGGCGTCCACCGTCTGGCTTCATTGCGAGGTACAAGTGTGCGACGGCGAGCGGCTCATCTGCCAACCG AGTCCTTGTCCATCCAGGAGAATGGCACCCAAGGTGGATCCACATGGTGGCATCCTCACTGCGGAATTTCATATTAAAG TTAATGGATCCACCATTAATGGCAAT GAGCATCACTGCCTCTCCTGCTGCTCATCCTTATCAACACATGCTTTTTTTGCTTACACAACTAATCAGTGA